One window of the Polypterus senegalus isolate Bchr_013 chromosome 18, ASM1683550v1, whole genome shotgun sequence genome contains the following:
- the LOC120518333 gene encoding uncharacterized protein LOC120518333 isoform X1, with protein MPHLAPEFEGPRSGWFVGIKYPVSPFARLLARRDAIACQDLWFQEVIIRGLLLGEVVVSSLRGSLKVGRQNGRPLGPLPLVPGGRPFKDAQIRLCRLLLTRELKMEVPVEADPVLPSQLWPTWTSSPPVPASSRLVLVVRTGFALTSLAARNSGPVLPTYLRTFYPANDYATVMKERPCILKNNPQLYSTIRRSKSINKLKQLTTKNGVGGVFKEEGPEVEECWEGAVVDDGIDDIIGGGRRKGGSHGGGASFLLWETNRESFMILQQ; from the exons atgccccatcttgccccagaattcGAAGGCCCGCGCTCGGGCTGGTTTGTCGGGATCAAATACCCAGTTTCGCCATTCGCTCGCCTGCTGGCTCGGCGTGATGCCATAGCGTGTCAGGATCTCTGGTTTCAGGAGGTCATaattcgcggcctcctcctcggggaggtcgtagTAAGCTCGCTGCGTGGGTCCCTtaaggtagggcgccagaatggacgcccactcggaccactGCCACTGGTTCcaggtggccgtccgttcaaagaTGCCCAGATACGACTCTGTCGTCTGCTTCTGACAAGGGAACTAAAGATGGAGGTGCCGGTCGAGGCGGATCCGGTCTTACCGTCTCAGCTGTGGCCAACCTGGACTTCGTCTCCTCCAGTTCCCGCTTCATCGCGGCTTGTGCTCGTTGTAAGGACTGGATTTGCGCTGACATCCCTTGCAGCACGgaattcaggtcctgtccttccgACATATCTACGGACTTTCTATCCTGCaaacgactacgccactgtaatgaAAGAACGGccctgtatactgaaaaataatccacaatTATACAGCACAATTCGAAGGTCAAAGTCGATAAATAAACTCAAACAGTTGACAACAAAAAATGGCGTTGGAGGAGTATTTAaggaggaggggccggaagtggaggaatgctgggaaggagccgtggtggatgatgggatcgatgacatcaTAGGTGGaggacggaggaagggcggaagtcatggcggcggtgcgtcttttcttctgtggGAAACAAACAGAGAAAG cttcatgatactccaacaatga